From a single Methylacidiphilum kamchatkense Kam1 genomic region:
- the leuB gene encoding 3-isopropylmalate dehydrogenase — MKTYRVAVLAGDGIGPELVRVTIPILRLASYLYGFELIFEEALVGGTAIEATGKALPPETLEICKRSQAIFFGAVGGKQWESLPPEKQPERAALLPLRKTFSLFANLRPVTCYPELIEASPLKPEIASGVDLLIVRELTGGIYFGQPKGRVLTEQGERAIDTLVYDTSEIERVATVAFEIALRRKKSLTLIDKANVLESSLLWRKTVKEIAKNYPEVELKFMYVDNAAMQLVLKPTQFDVLLCENLFGDILSDEAAGIAGSLGLLASASIGSTKFGLYEPAGGSAPDIAGKGIANPIAQILSGALMFEYSFQEEEAAQAIKDAIRDVLKDGYRTMDIAKGSSTYCTTEEFAEKVAQKLEANFKKKKQQES, encoded by the coding sequence ATGAAAACTTATCGTGTCGCTGTTCTTGCTGGAGATGGTATAGGTCCAGAATTGGTCCGAGTCACTATTCCAATTCTACGATTAGCTTCCTATCTGTACGGTTTTGAACTCATTTTTGAAGAAGCCTTAGTGGGAGGGACGGCTATAGAAGCAACGGGTAAAGCCCTGCCACCTGAAACCTTGGAAATCTGTAAGCGATCGCAAGCCATTTTTTTTGGTGCAGTAGGAGGAAAACAATGGGAAAGTCTGCCGCCAGAAAAACAACCTGAGCGAGCTGCCTTGCTTCCCCTACGAAAAACTTTTTCGCTTTTTGCCAACCTCAGGCCAGTTACCTGTTATCCAGAACTCATCGAGGCTTCCCCCCTTAAACCGGAAATAGCCTCTGGGGTAGACCTGCTCATCGTAAGAGAACTGACAGGGGGAATTTATTTTGGTCAGCCCAAAGGAAGAGTTTTAACTGAGCAAGGGGAACGAGCAATCGACACCCTTGTTTATGATACTTCCGAAATTGAAAGAGTGGCCACAGTCGCCTTCGAAATCGCTTTACGGAGAAAAAAGAGTTTGACCCTTATTGACAAAGCCAATGTTTTGGAATCGAGTTTGTTATGGAGAAAGACCGTCAAGGAAATTGCCAAAAACTATCCTGAGGTCGAGCTGAAGTTTATGTATGTAGACAACGCGGCCATGCAGCTTGTATTAAAACCCACGCAGTTCGATGTCCTACTTTGCGAAAACCTTTTTGGAGACATCCTTAGTGATGAGGCTGCGGGCATTGCTGGAAGCCTTGGGCTTTTAGCCAGTGCTTCCATTGGATCCACCAAATTCGGCTTATACGAGCCTGCCGGAGGATCCGCTCCTGACATTGCTGGCAAAGGAATAGCTAATCCTATTGCACAAATATTGTCCGGAGCGCTGATGTTCGAATACAGTTTTCAGGAAGAAGAAGCTGCCCAAGCTATAAAAGATGCTATAAGAGACGTTCTAAAAGATGGGTATCGAACGAT
- a CDS encoding LeuD/DmdB family oxidoreductase small subunit, with product MTKRIFGKAYVVGDNIDTDQIIPAQYLMYVPTVPEELEKLGSYALCGLPESLYPLRFVEAGKTKTDYPIILAGKNFGCGSSREHAPIALAAAGCRVVIAKSYARIFFRNCIATGVLFPYEIGERFPEKIETGQELVVDLETETLLVADQVYPLKPLGDAKAVIEAGGIFNYAKKTGMIPARS from the coding sequence ATGACAAAAAGAATTTTTGGTAAAGCTTACGTTGTGGGGGATAATATCGATACGGATCAAATTATTCCAGCACAATATCTAATGTATGTCCCAACGGTTCCAGAAGAACTCGAAAAATTGGGCAGCTATGCGCTTTGCGGATTGCCTGAATCGCTCTATCCCCTCCGGTTTGTCGAAGCAGGAAAAACCAAGACGGACTATCCCATTATCCTTGCAGGGAAAAACTTTGGCTGTGGTTCGTCTCGAGAGCATGCTCCCATTGCTCTAGCTGCTGCTGGTTGTCGAGTGGTAATTGCCAAAAGCTATGCAAGAATTTTCTTTCGCAACTGTATTGCCACAGGGGTTCTTTTTCCTTATGAGATCGGAGAGAGATTTCCAGAAAAAATAGAGACTGGCCAAGAACTGGTCGTTGACCTAGAAACAGAGACGCTGTTGGTGGCTGATCAGGTGTATCCCTTAAAGCCTCTTGGAGATGCCAAAGCGGTTATTGAAGCAGGTGGAATATTTAACTATGCAAAAAAAACGGGAATGATTCCCGCACGCTCTTAA
- a CDS encoding S1C family serine protease — translation MNFLPFDFKGWSSPLFSFSLYSCLERKQKGIVVLGLCFFFFLSSGWSQNKIPYRAEDEPTVLVVQKVMPAVVNISSERIIQKRVQDPFDLFFGRYYSYKERVKSLGSGVLVSTEGYIITCAHVVERSIERKVQVTLNEKKSAVEGKVLIVDPAVDLALLKIESKTALPFLDIQSISPTLLGQTVIVLGNPVGYQNSVSKGILSAMDRTIETDEGRIEGLLQTDAAINPGNSGGPIVDISGKFVGISSAKFAGEAIEGIGFAIPAKKVNIFYQEALSEIKNGPASQKPVTIEQILAKKFGLHVQEMNRELAEAFHVQEGMGLLISDVEPNSPAAKAGIKSGMILLAIGNRRVDELESYPMLLKDIKSGEGVLMTIMVVRESQGFFLSQTSTVQVFSR, via the coding sequence ATGAATTTTCTTCCCTTTGATTTTAAAGGTTGGTCTAGTCCTCTTTTCTCTTTTTCTCTCTATTCTTGTTTAGAACGGAAGCAGAAAGGAATCGTTGTTTTGGGCCTATGCTTTTTTTTCTTTCTTTCTTCCGGCTGGTCCCAAAACAAAATCCCTTATCGGGCCGAAGATGAACCCACGGTGCTAGTGGTGCAAAAGGTGATGCCTGCCGTAGTCAATATCAGCTCAGAAAGAATCATACAGAAAAGAGTACAGGATCCTTTTGATCTTTTCTTCGGCAGGTATTATAGTTATAAAGAAAGAGTCAAGAGTTTGGGCTCTGGGGTATTGGTCAGTACCGAAGGCTACATCATCACCTGTGCGCACGTAGTGGAAAGGTCCATCGAGCGCAAAGTCCAAGTGACGCTAAACGAAAAAAAGTCTGCAGTAGAAGGCAAAGTGTTAATCGTTGATCCCGCTGTGGATCTAGCTCTTTTAAAAATCGAATCTAAAACTGCCCTTCCTTTTCTTGATATTCAGAGTATCTCCCCCACGTTGCTTGGTCAAACGGTCATCGTTCTGGGAAATCCAGTGGGCTATCAGAATAGTGTTTCCAAAGGAATCCTCAGCGCGATGGACCGGACGATTGAAACCGATGAAGGCAGGATCGAGGGACTCCTACAAACGGATGCCGCGATCAATCCCGGCAATAGTGGCGGGCCAATTGTGGATATTTCAGGTAAGTTTGTGGGCATCAGTTCTGCTAAGTTTGCTGGAGAAGCGATAGAAGGGATAGGATTTGCTATTCCTGCTAAAAAAGTGAATATTTTTTATCAAGAGGCATTGTCCGAAATTAAAAACGGACCTGCCTCTCAAAAACCAGTAACGATTGAGCAAATCTTAGCTAAGAAATTTGGGCTGCATGTCCAAGAGATGAATAGGGAGTTAGCAGAAGCTTTCCATGTGCAGGAGGGAATGGGCTTACTCATTTCTGATGTAGAACCCAATAGCCCTGCAGCCAAGGCGGGAATCAAATCTGGAATGATCCTTTTAGCAATTGGCAACCGGAGAGTCGATGAATTGGAGTCCTATCCCATGCTGCTCAAGGATATTAAAAGTGGAGAAGGAGTCTTGATGACCATTATGGTGGTGCGGGAAAGCCAAGGGTTTTTCCTCAGTCAAACCTCTACGGTGCAGGTATTTTCTAGATAA
- the secA gene encoding preprotein translocase subunit SecA, whose product MIKQLLQKVFGSKNERELSRLWPIVHKINELEKDLFALSDEALSNKTFEFKKRLNAGESLDDLLPEAFAVVKHVCRRFKESGKVVIVRGHPVVWDMVPFDVQLLGGIVLHMGKIAEMATGEGKTLVATLPVYLNALLGQGVHVVTVNDYLAARDSEWMGEIYRFLNLTVGCLQQGQSYEERRAQYACDVTYGTNSEFGFDYLRDNSIVTQKEEKVQRGHFYAIIDEVDSILIDEARTPLIISGPATVGATQEYSRYKPQVSRLVQQQVIECARMAEEVQGLLKDKAANKEKIGRLLFKIKLGMPRNKQLMKFLEDPELRRYVDDAELSLYQDSRRTELYAIKEELLFSIDEKNNEVDISERGRKFLNPTDPDYFAPPDLAALFDQLDKNPGLDVQEKEKIRLQAQQKYEEATERIHCVSQLLRAYCLYEKDVHYVIQDNKVVIVDEFTGRLMPGRRWSEGLHQAIEAKEGVQIDRETQTLATITIQNYFRLYKKLAGMTGTAETEANEFHDIYKLDVVVIPTNKPCRRIDYEDTIFKTRRAKYQHIVQKIKELHAKGQPVLVGTISVEASELLSRMLKRENIPHNVLNAKHHQQEAEIIARAGLRGAVTIATNMAGRGTDIKLGEGVAELGGLYVLGTERHEARRIDLQLRGRCARQGDPGISKFYISLEDDLMRNFGDSRKIASLLTSMGMKEDEELEHPWLTKAVAAAQKRVEQRNYMIRKHTLQYDDVLNLQREVVYGYRNEILETDNPREEIFAAVQEVIEKEVKSRVSSGEHPDFVGLTHWVNQMFPVVVKPEEIEKLGTEKEISDYILDKVRKAYELKIKFEKSDELISLERYIVLSAIDKLWQEHLYSMDGLRGSIGLRAYGQKDPLIEYKQEAYLLFEDLMDRIKKEIVHNLFRSASSVVAFEQFLSSLTRSEHTNQLPAAVPPVAHEEEEEGGQEKKAAKVSLPVRRSGPKMGRNDPCPLDPRKKFKNCCGAQGAKCCLKIAMDYPYPEEGHREAKK is encoded by the coding sequence ATGATAAAGCAATTGCTTCAAAAAGTATTTGGCTCCAAAAACGAACGAGAGCTGAGCCGACTTTGGCCCATTGTCCATAAAATCAACGAGCTAGAAAAGGATCTTTTTGCCCTTTCTGATGAGGCTCTGTCCAATAAGACTTTTGAATTTAAAAAACGGCTTAACGCAGGGGAAAGCCTTGATGATCTCCTTCCCGAAGCTTTTGCTGTGGTAAAGCATGTATGCCGCCGGTTTAAGGAAAGCGGTAAAGTGGTTATTGTTCGCGGTCATCCGGTTGTTTGGGACATGGTCCCTTTTGATGTCCAGCTTTTAGGAGGCATTGTCCTGCACATGGGAAAGATTGCTGAAATGGCCACTGGCGAAGGAAAAACTTTGGTTGCCACTCTGCCTGTTTATTTAAATGCATTACTTGGTCAAGGGGTGCATGTGGTCACTGTCAACGATTATTTGGCAGCTAGAGATAGTGAATGGATGGGGGAGATTTATCGGTTTTTGAATCTAACGGTGGGCTGCCTCCAACAAGGACAATCTTATGAGGAACGCAGAGCGCAGTACGCCTGTGATGTTACCTATGGGACCAACAGTGAGTTTGGCTTTGATTATCTTAGGGATAACAGCATCGTAACGCAAAAAGAGGAGAAAGTCCAAAGAGGCCATTTTTATGCGATTATCGATGAAGTGGACAGTATCCTCATTGATGAAGCTCGCACGCCATTAATCATTTCTGGTCCTGCTACCGTTGGCGCTACTCAGGAATATAGTCGCTACAAGCCTCAAGTCAGCCGGCTTGTGCAACAACAAGTGATCGAATGCGCACGCATGGCTGAGGAAGTGCAAGGGTTGCTGAAGGATAAGGCTGCCAATAAAGAAAAAATTGGTCGACTCCTTTTCAAAATAAAGCTGGGTATGCCCAGGAATAAACAACTAATGAAATTCTTGGAAGACCCAGAGCTTAGAAGGTATGTGGATGATGCCGAGCTTTCTCTTTACCAGGATTCGCGTAGAACCGAGTTGTATGCCATAAAAGAAGAACTGCTTTTTTCTATTGATGAGAAAAACAACGAGGTAGACATCAGCGAAAGGGGAAGAAAGTTTTTAAATCCAACCGATCCTGATTATTTTGCACCTCCAGATTTAGCGGCTCTCTTCGATCAGTTAGACAAAAATCCTGGATTGGATGTTCAGGAGAAAGAAAAAATTCGGTTACAAGCCCAGCAAAAATATGAAGAAGCAACCGAAAGGATCCATTGCGTTTCCCAGTTGCTAAGAGCCTACTGCCTGTATGAAAAGGATGTCCATTACGTGATTCAGGACAACAAAGTTGTGATTGTCGATGAGTTTACAGGGAGGCTTATGCCTGGGAGACGATGGAGCGAAGGGTTGCATCAAGCTATAGAAGCCAAAGAAGGGGTACAAATTGATCGAGAAACGCAGACTTTGGCGACCATAACCATACAAAATTATTTTCGGCTTTATAAGAAGCTGGCTGGAATGACAGGCACCGCAGAGACAGAGGCCAATGAGTTTCATGATATATACAAACTAGATGTCGTGGTTATTCCGACGAACAAGCCCTGTCGTAGAATAGATTATGAAGATACCATTTTTAAGACGCGCCGGGCGAAGTACCAACATATAGTCCAGAAGATAAAGGAGCTGCATGCTAAGGGACAACCTGTGCTGGTTGGTACGATTTCCGTAGAAGCTTCCGAGCTTTTAAGTCGCATGCTAAAAAGAGAAAACATACCGCATAACGTTCTCAATGCCAAGCATCATCAACAAGAAGCTGAAATTATTGCGCGTGCGGGCTTACGTGGAGCGGTGACGATTGCAACGAATATGGCGGGAAGAGGGACGGATATAAAGCTAGGGGAAGGGGTTGCGGAGCTCGGAGGACTCTATGTTTTAGGAACAGAAAGGCATGAGGCTAGACGGATCGATCTCCAGTTGCGAGGTCGATGCGCCAGACAAGGAGATCCAGGGATCTCAAAGTTTTATATTTCTCTAGAAGATGATCTGATGAGGAATTTTGGGGATTCTAGGAAAATTGCTTCTCTTTTGACTAGTATGGGAATGAAGGAGGATGAGGAGCTAGAGCATCCATGGCTGACTAAGGCGGTGGCGGCTGCGCAGAAAAGGGTGGAGCAGAGAAATTACATGATTCGCAAACACACCCTACAGTATGATGACGTGCTGAATCTGCAAAGGGAAGTGGTGTATGGGTATCGCAACGAAATCCTTGAAACGGATAATCCGCGAGAAGAAATTTTTGCAGCCGTTCAGGAAGTGATCGAAAAGGAGGTCAAAAGCAGGGTTAGTAGCGGCGAGCATCCGGATTTTGTGGGGCTTACCCATTGGGTAAATCAGATGTTCCCGGTGGTGGTGAAACCGGAAGAAATTGAAAAATTGGGGACTGAGAAAGAGATAAGCGACTATATTTTAGATAAGGTCAGGAAGGCCTATGAATTAAAGATTAAATTTGAGAAAAGCGACGAGTTGATTTCTCTGGAAAGATACATTGTCCTTTCGGCTATTGACAAGCTGTGGCAGGAGCATCTCTACTCAATGGATGGGCTTCGAGGCAGCATTGGATTAAGAGCCTATGGGCAGAAAGATCCGTTGATCGAATACAAGCAGGAAGCCTATCTTCTTTTTGAGGATCTTATGGATCGAATCAAAAAAGAAATAGTCCATAATCTATTCAGATCAGCTTCTAGTGTTGTCGCTTTTGAACAATTTCTTTCTTCTTTAACCCGCAGTGAGCATACCAATCAGCTGCCGGCGGCAGTTCCTCCTGTTGCCCACGAAGAGGAGGAAGAGGGGGGGCAAGAAAAAAAGGCAGCCAAAGTAAGCTTGCCTGTAAGAAGATCCGGGCCAAAAATGGGAAGGAATGACCCCTGTCCGTTGGATCCAAGAAAAAAATTTAAAAATTGTTGTGGTGCCCAAGGAGCCAAATGCTGTTTAAAGATAGCGATGGATTATCCCTATCCAGAAGAAGGGCATCGAGAGGCTAAGAAATGA
- the trpD gene encoding anthranilate phosphoribosyltransferase, which translates to MKWPLHALTFEINSGRELDEGQVQEAVAWLLNPSFPDSEKEQFLVSMARRGMRPKELVAFAKVFLEKSLKLSFQKHWDSLPLFDCCGTGGGGLSLFNVSTAMVFVLASLGVPVIKHGNKGITKISGSADVLEKLGIAYRLSPEGVDRSMRETGFAFVYAPDYHPSFMQLAPLRKRLGEKKIQTVFHFLGPLLNPARPMVQLVGVFREEHVALFDAALEAMGIEQRVIIYGLDEQSNPLGELGVEGLGKASGIALEELRPLLKKHALKRGYAPGSMAEALVHSPLESAQKIEAIFRATLKGYARGLVVANSLVGLLQWGWERKVEDALEAIEEAIDSGKVYRKLQDARNFAIVWQKASSSY; encoded by the coding sequence ATGAAATGGCCGTTGCATGCCCTTACTTTCGAAATTAACTCTGGTAGGGAGTTGGATGAAGGGCAAGTTCAAGAAGCAGTAGCATGGCTATTGAATCCATCTTTTCCTGATTCAGAAAAGGAGCAGTTTTTGGTTTCCATGGCGCGTCGGGGAATGCGGCCCAAAGAATTAGTAGCGTTTGCTAAGGTCTTTTTAGAAAAGAGTCTGAAACTATCCTTTCAAAAGCACTGGGACAGTCTCCCCCTTTTTGATTGTTGTGGAACGGGAGGAGGGGGATTGTCGCTGTTCAATGTTTCCACTGCCATGGTGTTCGTCTTGGCTTCTCTGGGAGTACCAGTCATCAAGCATGGGAATAAGGGGATAACAAAAATCTCAGGCAGTGCGGACGTTCTGGAAAAGCTGGGGATCGCCTATCGGCTTTCTCCAGAAGGGGTGGATCGGTCAATGAGGGAGACAGGTTTTGCTTTTGTTTATGCGCCAGATTATCATCCTAGCTTTATGCAGTTAGCTCCTTTAAGGAAAAGGCTGGGCGAAAAAAAGATACAGACCGTTTTCCATTTCCTTGGGCCATTACTCAATCCTGCTCGACCAATGGTGCAATTAGTCGGAGTGTTTCGAGAAGAGCATGTGGCTCTTTTTGACGCGGCCCTGGAGGCTATGGGGATCGAACAGCGGGTCATCATATATGGGCTAGATGAGCAATCGAATCCTCTGGGAGAGCTAGGGGTCGAAGGGTTAGGAAAAGCTTCAGGCATAGCTTTAGAAGAGCTACGGCCTTTACTGAAAAAACATGCTCTCAAAAGGGGGTATGCTCCCGGATCGATGGCGGAAGCATTGGTGCATTCTCCTCTAGAAAGTGCTCAAAAAATCGAAGCGATTTTCAGAGCTACCCTAAAAGGGTATGCCAGGGGACTGGTGGTAGCAAATTCTCTGGTAGGCCTCTTACAGTGGGGATGGGAAAGAAAAGTAGAAGACGCCCTAGAGGCTATTGAAGAAGCGATTGATTCAGGCAAAGTCTATAGAAAATTACAAGACGCAAGGAATTTTGCCATCGTGTGGCAGAAAGCCTCTTCATCTTATTAA
- a CDS encoding aspartate carbamoyltransferase catalytic subunit, producing MQNLKLDAIKRKWKRKDLVSLEALDLSEIEAILLAAKEFKTILKENLPLPFLNRRTALALMVEPSTRTRVSFEIAAKKLGISFLSIDYKTSSIQKGESLKDTAKNLEALGIDFLIIRHPAAGSAAFLAKLLNISVINGGDGAHEHPTQGLLDLMTIEEHFGTVRGLKVLIVGDILHSRVARSTFWALSKYGAKVKFVGPITLLPSYFKDFGAEISYNLDEALPFADCIILLRLQHERQRKDLFPSIGEYIASYSLTTERMKKCKKDVLIMHPGPVERGVEMESELADSPNSAILKQVENGLAIRMAVFYLLASYFENR from the coding sequence ATGCAAAACTTAAAACTTGATGCAATAAAAAGAAAGTGGAAAAGAAAAGATTTAGTTTCTTTAGAAGCACTTGATTTGTCTGAAATCGAAGCCATTTTACTGGCGGCCAAAGAGTTTAAGACAATTCTAAAAGAAAACCTTCCTCTTCCTTTTTTAAATAGGCGTACGGCCCTGGCCTTAATGGTTGAACCAAGTACCCGCACACGGGTTTCTTTTGAAATTGCGGCTAAAAAACTAGGCATTTCTTTCTTATCGATTGACTACAAAACGAGTTCTATTCAAAAAGGCGAATCCTTGAAGGATACGGCTAAGAATCTCGAAGCCTTAGGGATCGATTTTCTCATCATTCGTCATCCAGCAGCGGGCTCTGCTGCTTTTCTGGCAAAACTCCTGAACATTTCGGTCATTAATGGAGGGGATGGTGCCCATGAACATCCAACGCAAGGGCTTCTTGATTTGATGACTATTGAAGAGCATTTTGGGACCGTCCGTGGGCTTAAGGTATTAATCGTTGGGGATATTCTGCATAGTCGAGTGGCCCGTTCGACCTTTTGGGCTCTTTCGAAGTATGGGGCAAAGGTGAAATTTGTCGGTCCTATCACCCTCCTGCCTAGCTATTTCAAAGATTTTGGGGCAGAGATTAGCTACAATCTGGATGAGGCCTTGCCTTTTGCTGATTGCATCATTCTGCTCCGACTTCAGCATGAAAGACAAAGAAAAGATCTTTTCCCTTCTATAGGCGAATACATTGCCTCTTATAGCTTGACTACAGAAAGAATGAAAAAGTGCAAAAAAGATGTTCTCATAATGCACCCAGGTCCGGTGGAAAGAGGGGTAGAAATGGAAAGCGAACTGGCTGATTCGCCCAATTCAGCCATTCTAAAGCAGGTAGAGAATGGTTTAGCCATCCGAATGGCTGTGTTCTACTTGCTAGCTAGCTACTTTGAAAATCGGTAA
- a CDS encoding dihydroorotase, whose protein sequence is MTTEEAYLISAGRLIDPLLRRDEEPATLYVAEGKIVDPANYPKDFPWTKIDAQGLIILPGLIDMHVHLREPGESRKETIKTATMAAAAGGITTVVAMPNTIPPADHPDTIAWIRKKVDKEAVVKVYPTGCITEERLGEKLAPFQSLIQAGAIALTDDGSCVQNARIMRRAMEYASVLGVPILDHCEDTALSDGGVMNEGLWSTLLGLPGWPSIAEELIVSRDILLCEKTGAKIHLQHLTTEGSIRLLRDAKKRGLPVSAEVCPHHIALTESALKEYDPRFKMNPPLRTEKDREALIEALVDGTVEVIASDHAPHALFEKEVEFEKAPFGVVGLETLVAVCLKELYFSKKMDLMDLFAKLTVGPSRVLGLEPPSLRYGSAADLILLDLNASWQVDSTAFFSKGKNTPFEGMHLKGRVVLTMIDGKIVWREKRLVEKQKTV, encoded by the coding sequence ATGACAACAGAGGAGGCTTATTTAATTTCGGCTGGCCGGCTCATTGATCCGCTGCTAAGGCGCGACGAGGAGCCAGCTACTCTTTATGTAGCCGAGGGTAAAATTGTAGATCCTGCCAACTATCCCAAAGATTTTCCCTGGACGAAAATAGACGCGCAGGGTCTTATCATTCTGCCTGGATTGATCGATATGCATGTGCATTTGCGAGAGCCTGGCGAATCTAGAAAAGAAACGATAAAGACAGCCACGATGGCTGCTGCTGCAGGCGGAATAACGACTGTGGTGGCGATGCCCAATACTATTCCACCCGCCGATCATCCCGACACGATCGCTTGGATCCGTAAAAAAGTGGATAAGGAAGCGGTAGTAAAAGTCTATCCTACAGGATGTATCACTGAGGAGCGGTTGGGAGAAAAACTGGCTCCCTTTCAATCTCTTATTCAGGCTGGAGCCATTGCTTTAACAGATGATGGCAGCTGCGTTCAAAACGCCCGAATTATGCGCCGGGCAATGGAATATGCCTCTGTTTTAGGTGTGCCCATTCTGGATCATTGCGAGGATACGGCGCTATCGGATGGCGGGGTAATGAACGAAGGGCTATGGAGTACGCTGTTGGGGTTGCCTGGTTGGCCCAGTATTGCTGAAGAACTGATCGTTAGCCGTGATATCCTTCTTTGCGAAAAAACCGGGGCTAAAATTCATTTGCAGCATTTAACTACAGAAGGATCCATTCGGTTATTAAGGGATGCTAAAAAAAGGGGGCTTCCTGTAAGCGCTGAAGTTTGTCCACATCATATTGCCTTAACAGAATCTGCCCTCAAAGAGTATGATCCGCGCTTTAAAATGAACCCTCCCTTGCGGACAGAGAAAGATCGAGAAGCCTTGATAGAGGCTCTGGTGGATGGTACTGTAGAAGTCATTGCTTCGGATCATGCACCTCATGCTCTTTTCGAAAAAGAAGTGGAGTTTGAAAAAGCCCCCTTTGGAGTCGTCGGTTTAGAAACGCTGGTGGCAGTTTGTCTCAAAGAGCTCTATTTTTCGAAAAAAATGGATCTGATGGATTTGTTTGCTAAATTAACCGTAGGCCCCAGTCGAGTCCTTGGACTAGAGCCACCCTCCCTACGATATGGATCGGCTGCAGACCTTATTTTGCTAGACCTCAACGCTTCCTGGCAAGTCGACTCCACTGCCTTTTTTTCCAAGGGCAAGAATACACCTTTTGAAGGAATGCATCTAAAAGGAAGGGTTGTTTTGACCATGATAGATGGCAAGATTGTATGGAGGGAAAAAAGGCTAGTGGAGAAACAAAAAACGGTATAG
- the carA gene encoding glutamine-hydrolyzing carbamoyl-phosphate synthase small subunit has product MKKQKKKACLVLEDGTVFSGESFGAEGTAIGEICFNTSMTGYQEILTDPSYRGQIVCLTYPEIGNYGLCPFDHQSRDIQVAGLVIRSLSLIPSNWRAFCSLPEFLKRKGVIGIQGVDTRRLTLHIREAGVLRAVLTTEDMERTEAVALTQNWDYSKVDFIAQVTTPVPYRWDEIEALTPIIEEMKGVDGWDGHKKALIEKWKERLSRLAPPIYRLAVMDFGVKFSTLRYLRSKGFDLHVFPAYASAKRILESDPDAIFLSNGPGDPAFFETLHAEIKPLLGARPVFGICLGHQLIAIALGAKTFKLRFGHRGANHPVKNLFDSTIKITSQNHGYAVCAESIPDCLKISEINLNDGTIEGLVHKTKPIFSVQYHPEAAPGPHDALGYFEVFFNKVRASKIYQVG; this is encoded by the coding sequence ATGAAAAAACAGAAAAAGAAGGCATGCTTAGTCCTTGAAGATGGTACGGTTTTCAGTGGTGAATCTTTTGGAGCCGAAGGTACAGCCATTGGAGAGATCTGTTTTAATACTTCAATGACTGGCTATCAGGAAATACTGACGGATCCTTCCTATCGAGGCCAGATTGTGTGCCTGACCTATCCAGAAATCGGTAATTATGGACTTTGTCCTTTTGACCATCAGTCCAGGGATATTCAAGTAGCCGGTTTAGTCATCCGTTCTCTTTCTCTGATACCAAGTAATTGGCGAGCTTTCTGTTCGCTGCCTGAATTTTTAAAACGGAAGGGAGTAATTGGGATCCAAGGAGTGGATACGAGACGGCTGACGCTACACATACGGGAAGCTGGGGTATTGCGTGCGGTCTTGACCACAGAAGACATGGAAAGGACTGAGGCGGTGGCATTAACCCAAAATTGGGACTATTCCAAAGTCGATTTTATAGCTCAGGTAACGACCCCAGTACCCTACCGGTGGGATGAAATAGAAGCGTTGACGCCGATCATTGAAGAGATGAAAGGGGTAGACGGCTGGGATGGCCATAAAAAGGCATTGATTGAAAAATGGAAAGAGAGGCTATCCCGCCTGGCCCCACCCATTTATCGATTAGCGGTCATGGATTTTGGCGTCAAGTTCTCTACTTTACGCTATCTTCGCAGTAAAGGTTTTGATCTGCACGTATTCCCAGCTTATGCGTCTGCAAAACGTATTTTAGAAAGCGATCCTGACGCCATTTTTCTCTCTAACGGTCCCGGAGATCCTGCGTTTTTCGAAACATTACATGCAGAAATTAAACCGCTTTTAGGAGCCAGGCCTGTCTTTGGTATTTGCCTGGGACATCAACTTATCGCTATTGCTTTAGGAGCGAAAACTTTCAAGCTGCGCTTTGGGCATAGAGGAGCGAATCATCCGGTAAAAAATCTCTTTGATTCGACCATCAAGATTACTTCTCAGAATCATGGGTATGCGGTTTGTGCTGAATCTATTCCTGATTGCTTGAAAATTAGTGAAATCAACCTCAACGATGGAACCATTGAAGGGCTGGTGCATAAGACTAAGCCCATTTTTTCTGTGCAATATCATCCAGAAGCTGCCCCAGGACCGCATGATGCGTTAGGCTATTTTGAAGTTTTTTTCAATAAAGTCCGGGCAAGTAAAATTTATCAGGTAGGATAA